The genomic segment CCCGCGGTGGGCATAGTCGCGGAACATGTCGAAGCTCGCGCACGCGGGCGAGAGCAGCACCGCATCGCCCGGCCGCGCGATCGCCGCCGCGCGCGCGACCGCGTCTTCGAGGGTCGCGCAGCGCT from the Burkholderiales bacterium genome contains:
- a CDS encoding UDP-N-acetylmuramoyl-L-alanine--D-glutamate ligase — protein: RCATLEDAVARAAAIARPGDAVLLSPACASFDMFRDYAHRGRAFADAVRRLRHG